A stretch of the Balneola vulgaris DSM 17893 genome encodes the following:
- a CDS encoding DUF3341 domain-containing protein — MSTKAKKTEEAPKLYGILAEFRNPKELTDISKTIVKSGYTNFDTFSPFPIHGMDKAMNLKKSKLGWIVLGHGLLGLTGALAMMYYMSVMDYPINISGKPFFNAPAWVPITFELTVLLSAFGAVFGMFFLNGLPKLHNPLFNVERFKKATDDGFFAYIEAEDSLFEAETVKKLFQEAGATHIEEVYD, encoded by the coding sequence ATGAGTACTAAAGCAAAGAAAACGGAAGAAGCTCCAAAGTTATACGGCATATTAGCCGAATTCAGAAATCCTAAAGAGTTAACGGATATCTCAAAAACAATCGTTAAGTCTGGATACACAAACTTTGACACTTTTAGTCCTTTCCCTATTCATGGAATGGACAAAGCAATGAACCTAAAAAAATCTAAGCTTGGCTGGATTGTATTAGGGCATGGCTTATTAGGTCTTACAGGTGCACTCGCAATGATGTACTACATGTCTGTAATGGATTACCCTATCAACATTAGTGGTAAGCCATTCTTTAATGCGCCTGCTTGGGTACCTATTACATTCGAATTAACTGTATTACTTTCTGCTTTTGGAGCTGTATTTGGAATGTTCTTCCTAAACGGACTCCCTAAGCTTCATAATCCTTTATTTAACGTTGAGCGCTTCAAAAAAGCTACCGATGATGGCTTCTTTGCTTACATCGAAGCTGAAGACTCTCTATTCGAGGCGGAAACAGTTAAAAAACTGTTCCAAGAAGCTGGTGCAACGCATATCGAGGAAGTTTATGACTAA
- a CDS encoding c-type cytochrome, whose protein sequence is MTNKNMKSSLMTTKGILKLTCMCGVGLLLGACRGQISEKPPIHPNMNMDQQPRMEAQEVNKFFEDNRSMRQPVAGTVARGLKKDDKAYYEGVDANGEWVEDMPVEITRALLYRGQDRYNVYCAPCHGGTGDGNGIIMTGNYGYVPAPTYHQARLREATDGELYSAIYNGVRTMPSYATQIKVEDRWAIVAYIRALQESQNASESELRAEDVDVEQLEAEYTAEQERLAALAEARKPEKEAEASIDQGKKLVQQYACETCHNVDGTPGGIGPTWKGLFGSQSQGINEAGETITINKDEAYIRESIVAPEAKKTEGYEQGVMAPYDYLSETELESLILYIKSLSDN, encoded by the coding sequence ATGACTAATAAAAATATGAAAAGCTCTTTGATGACTACCAAAGGTATTTTAAAACTCACCTGCATGTGTGGTGTTGGGTTATTGTTAGGCGCTTGTCGCGGACAAATCTCAGAGAAACCGCCTATTCATCCTAACATGAACATGGATCAGCAACCAAGAATGGAGGCTCAAGAAGTAAATAAGTTCTTTGAGGACAACCGTTCTATGCGCCAGCCCGTTGCTGGCACAGTTGCTCGTGGCCTCAAAAAAGATGATAAAGCTTATTACGAAGGTGTAGACGCCAATGGCGAATGGGTTGAAGATATGCCCGTTGAAATCACTAGAGCTTTATTATACAGAGGACAAGATCGCTACAATGTTTATTGTGCACCTTGCCACGGTGGAACAGGTGACGGAAATGGTATCATTATGACTGGTAACTACGGTTATGTACCTGCTCCAACGTATCACCAAGCTCGTTTACGTGAAGCTACTGACGGTGAGTTATACTCAGCGATTTACAATGGTGTAAGAACCATGCCTTCGTATGCTACTCAAATTAAAGTTGAAGACCGTTGGGCTATCGTAGCTTATATCCGTGCTCTTCAAGAGTCTCAGAATGCATCTGAATCTGAATTAAGAGCTGAAGATGTAGATGTGGAGCAATTAGAAGCTGAATATACGGCGGAACAGGAGCGTTTAGCGGCACTTGCTGAGGCTCGTAAGCCAGAAAAAGAAGCTGAAGCCAGCATCGATCAAGGAAAGAAACTAGTACAACAGTATGCATGTGAGACTTGCCATAACGTGGACGGCACTCCAGGAGGTATTGGACCAACTTGGAAAGGCCTATTCGGCAGTCAATCACAAGGTATTAATGAAGCTGGTGAGACTATCACCATCAATAAAGACGAAGCCTATATCCGCGAATCTATTGTAGCTCCAGAAGCTAAAAAGACCGAAGGATACGAACAAGGCGTGATGGCTCCCTACGATTATCTATCTGAAACTGAGCTTGAGTCTTTGATCCTTTACATTAAATCTCTCAGCGATAACTAA
- a CDS encoding SCO family protein: MNRFALYAFITLAVLFLSPSSYAQVNSSNLEALQGVGIDEKLGDYIPLDATFSTVDGDSIRLGDLLEEGKPIILNPLYYDCPMLCGLVVDGVIDVVDELAWQPGKDYLIISFSIDPTENHELAKEYRTKYINKLTSTNAEEGWYFLTGKKKQIDAVIEATGFEYREVQGTGEYAHTAAIIMLAPDGKITRYLYGIRYKEFDVRNALFESADGEIGSTVNKILMYCYQYDPDSNSYVPVAMNIMKLGGLATLIILGIFLTLFWVRERRKKQSQNIDYN, from the coding sequence ATGAATCGCTTTGCACTGTATGCCTTTATTACGCTTGCAGTGCTTTTTCTTTCTCCGTCAAGTTACGCACAGGTTAACAGCAGTAACTTAGAAGCGCTGCAAGGTGTGGGTATCGATGAGAAATTAGGAGACTATATTCCTCTTGATGCCACTTTTTCCACCGTAGATGGTGACAGCATCCGTTTAGGCGATTTACTAGAGGAAGGCAAGCCTATCATTCTGAATCCACTGTACTACGATTGCCCAATGTTATGTGGACTTGTAGTTGATGGTGTGATAGATGTGGTAGATGAGTTAGCATGGCAGCCCGGGAAAGATTATTTGATCATATCTTTTAGCATTGATCCTACCGAGAATCATGAACTCGCAAAAGAATATCGTACGAAGTATATCAATAAACTCACTTCAACTAATGCTGAAGAGGGATGGTATTTCTTAACAGGTAAAAAGAAGCAAATTGATGCGGTAATCGAAGCCACTGGTTTTGAATACCGCGAAGTTCAAGGCACGGGTGAATATGCGCATACGGCGGCTATCATTATGTTGGCGCCAGATGGCAAAATAACTCGGTACCTGTATGGAATTCGGTACAAAGAGTTTGATGTACGAAATGCACTTTTTGAATCTGCTGATGGTGAAATTGGCAGTACAGTGAATAAAATTCTCATGTATTGTTATCAATACGATCCAGATTCAAACAGCTATGTACCCGTTGCTATGAATATAATGAAGCTCGGGGGCTTGGCTACACTAATAATTCTCGGTATATTCCTGACTCTATTTTGGGTACGAGAAAGACGCAAAAAACAATCACAAAACATCGATTATAACTAA
- the coxB gene encoding cytochrome c oxidase subunit II, with the protein MGRLFDFMLPEAKSPTADSTDALFHFISEVSLIFLIGIAFSLLYFAFKYKRKSEDDKTPVITHNNTLEITWSVIPLLICFVVFGWGYTGWLNLKSVPDNAYEIQVSAFKWGWTVKYENGAQTLNEIHVPEGQPIKLVMQSQDVLHSFFVPDYRVKHDVIPNRYTYVWFEANEVGESIVFCTEYCGTGHSDMLAKVIVHTEEDFDTWLEQNGGGVTGTPAEQGEQLVSLQGCATCHSVDGSRLIGPSFKGLWDSQENLTDGSTVTVDENYIRESILNPAAKIVEGYDNVMSSYEGRISDDEITNIIEYLKTLK; encoded by the coding sequence ATGGGCAGACTATTCGATTTTATGCTTCCTGAGGCCAAATCGCCTACAGCCGACAGCACCGACGCCTTATTTCACTTCATTAGTGAAGTGAGTCTAATTTTCCTAATCGGGATCGCATTTTCACTCCTCTATTTCGCTTTCAAATACAAGCGTAAATCAGAAGATGACAAAACACCTGTGATCACACATAATAACACACTTGAGATCACTTGGTCTGTGATTCCTCTACTAATCTGTTTTGTAGTATTTGGTTGGGGCTATACCGGATGGTTGAACTTAAAGTCTGTTCCTGATAATGCGTATGAAATTCAAGTATCCGCTTTCAAATGGGGCTGGACCGTTAAGTACGAAAACGGTGCACAAACATTAAACGAAATCCATGTTCCTGAAGGGCAGCCTATTAAGTTAGTAATGCAATCTCAGGACGTACTTCACTCTTTCTTCGTGCCAGATTACCGCGTAAAACATGATGTAATCCCAAACCGATATACTTATGTATGGTTTGAAGCTAATGAAGTGGGTGAATCGATTGTATTCTGTACAGAATATTGCGGTACAGGGCACTCTGATATGTTAGCAAAAGTAATTGTACACACTGAAGAAGATTTTGACACTTGGTTAGAGCAAAATGGTGGCGGCGTTACAGGTACCCCAGCTGAGCAAGGTGAGCAACTCGTTTCTTTACAAGGTTGTGCAACTTGCCACTCTGTAGACGGCTCTCGCCTAATTGGCCCATCGTTTAAAGGCCTTTGGGATAGCCAAGAAAACCTAACAGATGGCAGCACGGTTACAGTTGATGAAAACTACATCCGTGAATCTATTTTAAATCCTGCAGCTAAAATCGTTGAAGGTTACGACAACGTAATGAGCTCTTATGAAGGACGTATCTCAGACGATGAGATCACCAATATTATCGAATATCTTAAAACTCTGAAGTGA
- the ctaD gene encoding cytochrome c oxidase subunit I: protein MATAEVSNVKTLKVQRFKPSDNPETNCYTEEKGVWAWMTTVDHKKIGIMYLVAVAFFFAVGGALAILLRTELLTPAKTFIEADTYNQIFTLHGAIMVFFVLVPSIPAALGNFILPIQLGAKDVAFPRLNLASFYIYVAGAIFTFIALAQNGLDTGWTFYTPYSTQSTTSVIWVTMGVFILGFSSILTGTNFITTVHKLRAPGITWGKLPLNIWALYATSIIQVLATPVLAITVLLLTMEKWLGVGIFDPAIGGDPVLFQHFFWFYSHPAVYIMIVPGFGIISEVISTFSKKTVFGYWAIALSSLAIAFIGFLVWGHHMFTSGQSAIATTVFSFLTFLVGIPTGIKIFNWLATLYKGSIKMDTPMIYVFSFLFIFSIGGFTGITLGALSVDIHLHDTYYVVAHFHYVMMGGTLIALLAGLHYWWPKMTGKMYNERLAKIGSGFIFIGFNMTFLPQFIMGSQGMPRRYYNYIDQFTPFHQTSTIGSYILGVGFLLILYYLLHSLFKGAQAPANPWNSRGLEWQATSPPDFHNFDHTPVVIHGPYDYHQPMEEFQLGLAVEGNGHDSTQEVKEVVDSEREQWKNYSLG from the coding sequence ATGGCAACTGCTGAAGTATCTAATGTAAAAACGCTGAAAGTACAGCGATTTAAACCCTCTGATAATCCTGAAACGAACTGCTACACTGAAGAAAAAGGTGTTTGGGCATGGATGACTACCGTCGATCACAAGAAGATCGGTATCATGTATCTAGTGGCTGTAGCATTCTTCTTTGCCGTAGGTGGTGCGCTTGCTATCCTTCTACGTACAGAGCTGTTAACACCTGCTAAAACTTTTATTGAAGCAGATACCTACAACCAGATTTTCACCCTTCACGGTGCAATCATGGTATTCTTTGTATTGGTACCGAGTATCCCAGCTGCTCTTGGTAACTTTATCTTACCGATTCAACTTGGAGCAAAAGACGTAGCCTTCCCGCGATTAAACTTAGCTAGTTTCTACATCTATGTAGCAGGTGCTATTTTTACTTTCATCGCTTTAGCGCAAAATGGTTTAGATACCGGTTGGACTTTCTATACTCCGTATAGTACACAATCAACCACTAGTGTGATTTGGGTTACCATGGGTGTATTCATCCTTGGGTTCTCCTCTATCTTAACAGGTACCAACTTCATTACAACGGTACACAAGCTAAGAGCACCAGGTATCACTTGGGGTAAGCTTCCATTGAATATTTGGGCCTTATACGCTACTTCTATTATTCAGGTATTAGCAACTCCAGTACTTGCAATCACTGTTCTACTACTAACGATGGAGAAGTGGTTAGGCGTTGGTATTTTTGATCCTGCTATTGGTGGCGACCCTGTATTATTCCAGCATTTCTTCTGGTTCTACTCTCACCCGGCAGTATACATCATGATTGTACCTGGTTTCGGTATCATCTCTGAAGTAATCTCTACGTTCTCTAAGAAAACAGTATTTGGATACTGGGCGATTGCACTTTCATCTCTAGCAATTGCATTCATTGGTTTCCTAGTTTGGGGTCACCACATGTTTACATCAGGTCAGTCTGCGATTGCAACGACTGTATTCTCGTTCTTAACATTCTTAGTTGGTATCCCAACGGGTATTAAGATCTTTAACTGGCTAGCTACGCTCTACAAAGGGTCCATCAAGATGGACACCCCTATGATCTATGTATTTAGCTTCCTGTTTATTTTCTCTATCGGTGGTTTCACTGGTATTACGCTAGGTGCATTATCTGTAGATATTCACTTACATGATACGTACTACGTAGTTGCTCACTTCCACTATGTGATGATGGGTGGTACTTTAATTGCACTACTAGCTGGTTTACACTACTGGTGGCCAAAAATGACTGGTAAGATGTACAACGAACGATTAGCTAAAATCGGTTCTGGATTCATCTTCATCGGGTTCAACATGACTTTCCTACCGCAGTTCATTATGGGCTCGCAAGGTATGCCACGTAGATATTATAACTACATCGATCAATTCACTCCATTCCACCAAACATCAACCATTGGTTCATACATTCTTGGTGTTGGATTCTTATTGATTCTGTATTACTTATTACACTCTTTATTCAAAGGAGCACAAGCCCCAGCTAACCCATGGAATAGCCGTGGATTAGAATGGCAAGCAACTTCACCTCCTGACTTCCACAACTTCGACCATACTCCGGTAGTAATTCATGGACCATATGATTACCACCAGCCAATGGAAGAGTTCCAGTTAGGACTAGCCGTAGAGGGCAACGGACACGATTCAACTCAAGAAGTTAAAGAAGTAGTTGATAGTGAACGTGAGCAATGGAAAAACTACAGCTTAGGCTAA
- a CDS encoding cytochrome c oxidase subunit 3 family protein, whose translation MSNHSVAHASHVQHHFVDSDQQFDAAKMGMWVFIVNEILFFGGLFCAYIVFRAWYPDLFTQAATELNTFWGAVNTVVLIGSSLTVAMAIRSAQKNQKRGIEINLLITIALACVFLVIKYFEYSHKIHIGILPGEGLYTYDGIDHPLAHVFFSIYYIMTGIHALHIIVGIGLMLWIYGKARKGAFSSEYYTHVEIVGLYWHLVDVIWIFLFPLLYLIE comes from the coding sequence ATGTCGAATCATTCAGTAGCACACGCATCACATGTTCAGCACCACTTTGTGGATTCTGACCAGCAGTTCGATGCAGCGAAAATGGGGATGTGGGTATTCATCGTTAATGAAATTCTTTTCTTTGGCGGTTTATTCTGTGCATACATTGTCTTTAGGGCATGGTACCCCGATCTATTCACTCAAGCAGCAACCGAACTCAACACCTTTTGGGGTGCTGTTAACACCGTAGTGCTTATCGGTAGTAGTTTAACGGTAGCAATGGCCATCCGCTCGGCTCAAAAGAATCAGAAAAGAGGAATCGAGATTAACTTACTAATCACAATAGCGTTGGCTTGTGTGTTCTTAGTAATTAAGTATTTCGAGTACTCGCATAAGATTCACATTGGTATCCTTCCAGGTGAAGGTCTGTATACCTATGATGGCATCGACCATCCGCTAGCCCACGTGTTCTTTAGCATCTATTACATCATGACTGGAATTCACGCACTTCACATTATTGTGGGTATTGGACTTATGTTATGGATTTACGGCAAAGCTCGTAAAGGCGCTTTCAGCAGTGAATATTACACACATGTTGAGATCGTAGGACTTTACTGGCACTTAGTGGATGTGATTTGGATTTTCTTATTCCCACTACTTTACTTAATTGAATGA
- a CDS encoding cytochrome C oxidase subunit IV family protein, whose translation MSAHKHEHHISSAGQLWAIGIALTVLTILTVVVAKYVEIPAPFDIIVALTIAVGKAFLVAAFFMNLYWDTKFNTMLLIGAFAFFILMVAVTLLDTLYRIPVVPSF comes from the coding sequence ATGAGCGCACACAAACACGAACATCACATTTCTTCAGCAGGTCAACTTTGGGCTATCGGTATTGCCCTAACTGTACTTACTATTCTAACTGTAGTAGTAGCAAAGTACGTTGAGATTCCTGCTCCATTCGATATCATTGTAGCCCTAACTATTGCAGTGGGTAAAGCATTCTTAGTAGCTGCTTTCTTTATGAACCTCTACTGGGACACCAAATTCAATACTATGCTATTAATTGGTGCATTTGCATTCTTCATTCTAATGGTTGCGGTAACCCTATTAGATACCTTATATCGAATTCCGGTAGTTCCTTCATTCTAA
- a CDS encoding MBL fold metallo-hydrolase: MSLSKTTLGNFELYTIETGDFKLDGGAMFGVVPKTLWSRGIPADENNRIQMTMRCLLIKSNTTGRVYLIDNGVGTKFNEKLQAIYEIDFSTHSLAASFKEHGFSFDDVTDVIFTHLHFDHCGATTYYNEQGEAEYTFPNATYHVHKEQWETATNPNAREKASFLKENIDPLKETKHLNLVDDDVVYEEGLSTIVVNGHTLGQQLPLIEADGKKLCFVADLLATHVHVPLPWVMGYDMYPATTLKEKEAFLHRAVEESIYLYLEHDYYKEIITLQQDGKKVKVADSLTLNEL, from the coding sequence ATGAGTTTATCTAAAACCACCCTCGGCAATTTTGAATTATACACCATTGAAACCGGCGACTTCAAATTAGATGGGGGAGCCATGTTTGGTGTTGTTCCGAAGACTTTATGGTCGAGAGGTATACCTGCAGATGAAAATAACCGCATTCAAATGACCATGCGCTGTTTGCTCATTAAATCAAATACTACTGGCCGTGTATACCTTATCGATAATGGAGTGGGCACTAAGTTCAACGAGAAGCTACAAGCCATTTATGAAATCGATTTTAGCACACACAGTTTAGCAGCTTCATTTAAGGAGCATGGTTTTAGCTTCGATGATGTAACCGACGTTATCTTTACTCACCTTCACTTCGACCATTGTGGCGCTACTACATATTACAATGAGCAAGGGGAAGCCGAGTATACATTTCCTAATGCAACCTATCATGTGCACAAAGAACAATGGGAAACCGCAACTAACCCTAATGCACGTGAAAAAGCGAGTTTCTTAAAAGAAAACATTGATCCACTTAAGGAAACCAAGCATCTCAATTTGGTAGACGATGATGTGGTATATGAAGAAGGTTTAAGCACTATTGTTGTAAATGGCCATACTTTAGGGCAGCAACTTCCTCTTATTGAAGCGGATGGAAAGAAACTTTGTTTTGTGGCCGATTTATTAGCTACTCATGTACATGTACCTCTGCCTTGGGTAATGGGATATGATATGTACCCAGCTACTACTCTCAAAGAAAAAGAAGCCTTTCTACATCGAGCAGTAGAAGAATCAATTTATCTGTATTTAGAACATGATTACTACAAAGAGATCATCACCCTTCAGCAAGACGGAAAGAAGGTAAAAGTTGCTGATTCTCTGACATTGAATGAGCTCTAA
- a CDS encoding HAD hydrolase family protein has product MIKLFITDLDGCMSIPFELPNWDALNEIRALNELSQSDPTVPPITICTGRPLPYAEAIHQWMGMRLPFLFESGGGMYDAQSNSLTWHSLFTKKRLADIQSVKEFLQKECVSKFDETIPEFAKHTDAGLINPDPKKIEAMLPLVESFVQEKYPNLEVHYTDVSINVISKATNKGEGIKMLCKQLGLGLQETAYIGDTGGDVPALKIVGKAFAPSNAKEVAKHVAEVAPFEATEAVLYAYKKVIEFNRTV; this is encoded by the coding sequence ATGATTAAATTATTTATTACTGATTTAGATGGCTGCATGAGTATACCCTTTGAACTTCCTAATTGGGATGCACTCAATGAGATAAGAGCCCTCAATGAGCTCAGCCAATCTGATCCGACCGTTCCTCCTATCACCATTTGTACGGGACGCCCATTGCCTTATGCTGAAGCCATTCATCAATGGATGGGGATGAGATTGCCGTTTTTGTTTGAAAGTGGTGGAGGGATGTATGATGCGCAGTCGAATTCCTTAACTTGGCATTCTTTATTTACGAAAAAGCGCCTTGCAGACATCCAATCCGTTAAAGAGTTCCTTCAAAAGGAGTGTGTTTCTAAGTTTGATGAGACCATTCCTGAATTTGCTAAGCACACGGATGCAGGATTAATCAATCCAGACCCTAAGAAGATTGAAGCCATGCTGCCATTAGTGGAAAGCTTTGTTCAAGAAAAATACCCTAATCTAGAAGTACATTATACCGATGTATCGATTAATGTGATCTCGAAAGCCACAAATAAAGGCGAGGGCATTAAAATGTTGTGCAAGCAGTTGGGATTAGGCTTACAAGAGACTGCTTACATTGGGGATACGGGGGGCGATGTACCGGCATTGAAAATTGTTGGTAAAGCCTTTGCTCCATCCAATGCTAAAGAAGTGGCTAAGCATGTAGCTGAAGTTGCGCCATTTGAAGCAACCGAAGCCGTTTTATATGCTTATAAAAAGGTAATTGAATTCAATAGAACCGTGTAG
- a CDS encoding vWA domain-containing protein has translation MIWQSPHYLWLLLLIPVFVVGIWLRLRALEKKRARFFNEELFNKLRLGYWKPSDPLKNTFFIVGFAFLVLAMAGPKIGTEVREVKRQGVDMLIALDLSASMNAEDVRPSRLEKAKFEIGRLIERLKGDRVGLVVFTGEAYLQSPMTLDYSALKLFLEIADTDQMPSSATDFNSAMETALTAFQSLEENTEEAAKVLLIISDGEDHGQAFDESLEQLIDNNILVYTLGIGTNEGTTIPLYENSTGKLIGYKRDREGKIVTTSLQSDVLRQIANRSNGTYYAIERGNDGIDAFLARVDELEKGEFSSQEYADYKNQYQWMAALALCCFAVSYIIPTYRKNGHD, from the coding sequence ATGATCTGGCAATCTCCCCATTATTTATGGCTTTTATTATTGATCCCTGTATTCGTTGTAGGAATCTGGTTGCGCCTACGTGCATTAGAGAAAAAGAGAGCACGTTTCTTCAACGAGGAATTATTCAATAAGCTACGTTTAGGCTATTGGAAGCCGTCTGATCCACTTAAAAATACCTTTTTTATCGTCGGTTTTGCTTTTTTAGTACTTGCTATGGCAGGACCAAAAATTGGTACCGAAGTACGTGAAGTAAAACGACAAGGGGTGGATATGTTAATCGCATTAGATCTATCGGCCAGTATGAATGCTGAGGATGTGCGCCCTAGTAGGTTGGAGAAAGCCAAGTTTGAAATTGGCAGGTTGATTGAACGCTTGAAAGGCGACCGGGTAGGACTCGTGGTTTTTACAGGTGAAGCCTATCTTCAAAGTCCAATGACCTTAGACTACTCAGCCTTAAAACTCTTCCTTGAGATTGCGGATACCGACCAAATGCCTAGTTCAGCTACTGATTTCAACTCGGCTATGGAAACGGCACTCACGGCATTTCAGTCGTTAGAAGAGAATACCGAAGAAGCAGCCAAGGTGTTATTAATCATCTCAGATGGGGAAGACCACGGTCAGGCTTTTGATGAGTCTTTAGAGCAATTGATTGATAACAACATCTTAGTTTACACTTTAGGCATCGGGACGAATGAAGGAACAACCATTCCATTGTATGAAAACAGTACAGGGAAGCTGATTGGGTATAAAAGAGATCGAGAAGGTAAAATTGTAACGACTTCACTTCAAAGCGATGTGTTACGTCAGATTGCGAATCGTTCGAACGGTACTTATTACGCAATTGAACGCGGGAATGATGGCATTGATGCTTTTTTGGCACGAGTGGATGAACTGGAAAAGGGAGAGTTTTCAAGCCAGGAGTATGCCGACTATAAAAATCAGTACCAATGGATGGCGGCCTTAGCGCTCTGTTGTTTTGCCGTTTCTTACATCATTCCTACTTACCGAAAAAACGGGCATGATTAA
- a CDS encoding glycerate kinase type-2 family protein — translation MKETLSKQHKILSQTADLIADSNVDFDPTTLGLEKYSTFKIVGVGKAAEALVQSIYQAYPKQIIDGLVIGHKDGMIGPNIQCFQGAHPYPNDETVAASYEVQQFVKEVAPHEHLVVCVTGGASSMFTIPPFGIELEEIQKLYALLLQSGMNIHEMNTVRKHVCDVKGGKLLEVFQGAYITTILDSDVPDHDHSTIGSGPTIVDTTSYIDAIQLLKQHEIWEEVPVCIQEHLICGVEGIIPENPKIMNAFRFMNTVHLINERDMSIASITQFLKKQGYTTWVNSEPYEGSVMAVSKKICSRAIQVLSGNDLLKKPVALIFNGECTVKVKGDGKGGRNQELALMAALSVEGQHAISLLSMDTDGIDGPTEVSGAIINSFTILEARKKKIEPERYLQNNDSYHFHKALNTHIQVGATGKNWMDVQVVLIE, via the coding sequence ATGAAGGAAACTCTCTCCAAGCAACATAAAATTCTTAGCCAAACCGCAGACCTAATTGCAGATAGCAATGTGGATTTTGATCCTACAACTTTGGGATTGGAGAAGTATTCGACTTTTAAAATAGTGGGTGTTGGTAAGGCAGCTGAGGCTTTAGTTCAAAGTATCTATCAGGCTTATCCAAAGCAGATTATAGATGGATTGGTGATTGGACATAAGGACGGAATGATCGGTCCAAACATTCAATGCTTCCAAGGTGCTCACCCATATCCCAATGATGAGACGGTGGCGGCCTCATATGAGGTACAACAGTTTGTGAAAGAAGTAGCTCCTCATGAACACCTTGTGGTTTGTGTAACCGGTGGCGCCTCATCCATGTTCACGATTCCTCCGTTTGGAATCGAACTTGAAGAGATTCAAAAACTGTATGCCTTGCTCTTACAATCAGGGATGAATATTCATGAAATGAATACCGTTCGTAAGCACGTGTGTGATGTGAAAGGGGGAAAGTTACTCGAGGTTTTTCAAGGTGCATACATTACCACTATTCTTGATTCTGATGTGCCTGATCATGATCACTCTACCATAGGCAGTGGCCCAACCATAGTTGATACTACTAGTTATATAGATGCCATTCAGTTGCTGAAGCAACATGAGATTTGGGAAGAGGTACCCGTTTGTATTCAAGAGCATCTGATTTGTGGAGTGGAAGGGATTATCCCGGAGAACCCGAAGATTATGAACGCGTTTAGGTTTATGAACACGGTTCATCTCATCAACGAGAGGGATATGAGTATTGCTAGCATCACTCAATTCCTAAAAAAGCAGGGTTATACTACTTGGGTAAATAGCGAACCGTATGAAGGATCAGTGATGGCGGTGTCTAAAAAAATATGTAGCAGAGCAATTCAGGTTTTGAGCGGTAACGATCTTTTGAAAAAACCGGTCGCACTCATATTTAATGGCGAATGTACCGTGAAGGTGAAAGGTGATGGTAAAGGTGGGCGGAATCAAGAATTGGCATTAATGGCGGCACTTTCGGTGGAAGGTCAACATGCAATTTCATTGTTAAGCATGGATACTGATGGCATTGACGGACCAACGGAGGTATCGGGTGCTATCATTAATAGCTTTACCATTTTGGAGGCTCGAAAGAAAAAGATTGAGCCAGAGCGTTATCTTCAAAACAACGATTCCTATCACTTCCACAAAGCATTAAATACGCACATACAGGTAGGTGCTACGGGCAAAAACTGGATGGATGTTCAAGTGGTGCTTATTGAGTGA
- the xrtX gene encoding exosortase X, translating to MKLSPLTLFILKAVGFFIIWYIIYELWLLPDGRLDEWLSLNVIGISKGLLQSFGYDIISYNRVVGIFGTPGVEIVDGCNGIAPMGLFLGFMVAFPGDAIKKLSYVILGVLAIYVSNIVRITVLVITQEEWPQVFDFFHDYTTTAIFYFIIFGLWMIWVNFNEQAFKNA from the coding sequence ATGAAGCTTTCACCACTAACTTTATTCATCTTAAAAGCGGTCGGCTTTTTTATTATATGGTACATCATCTATGAGCTATGGCTACTGCCTGATGGTCGGTTAGATGAATGGCTTTCGTTGAATGTAATCGGCATAAGTAAAGGACTCCTTCAGTCGTTTGGTTATGATATCATCAGCTATAATAGAGTAGTGGGTATTTTTGGTACCCCCGGTGTTGAAATTGTAGATGGATGTAACGGAATAGCTCCAATGGGATTATTCCTAGGGTTTATGGTGGCCTTCCCTGGTGATGCGATTAAAAAACTGAGTTATGTAATACTGGGTGTTTTAGCCATCTATGTTTCAAATATAGTTCGCATAACCGTTTTGGTTATCACTCAGGAAGAGTGGCCTCAAGTTTTTGATTTCTTTCACGATTACACTACAACGGCCATATTCTATTTTATCATTTTTGGATTATGGATGATTTGGGTGAATTTCAATGAGCAGGCATTTAAAAATGCTTAA